One Microbacterium sp. zg-B96 genomic region harbors:
- a CDS encoding NUDIX hydrolase — protein sequence MTDTAIYAAGGVVWRVVDGKLLVLLIHRTRYRDVTLPKGKVDPGETLAETAVREIHEETGIRVSLGVALGVSRYSLPSKKQKIVHYWSAQATEPAIRASVFVPNKEIAALEWATLKKARGLLSYPVDIEILDGFERLVDDGVLETFPLIVLRHAKAVAREKWTKADAKRPLSKKGARQAAALVGPLSAFGVMRVVTSPAERCVATVAPLAASLERRIERSEAISQDAWEEGRSDPRAVVGARVRARKPTLLCSHGPVLPDILTEIALATGTMRGSYLGSASALEVASFSVVHLSATNPGSGIVAIETHDPKPSPE from the coding sequence ATGACCGATACGGCGATCTACGCCGCCGGCGGTGTCGTCTGGCGTGTCGTCGACGGCAAGCTGCTGGTGCTGCTGATCCACCGCACCCGCTACCGCGACGTCACCCTCCCCAAGGGCAAGGTCGACCCGGGCGAGACACTCGCCGAGACCGCGGTGCGCGAGATCCACGAGGAGACCGGCATCCGTGTCTCCCTCGGGGTCGCGTTGGGGGTGTCGCGATACAGCCTGCCCAGCAAGAAGCAGAAGATCGTGCACTACTGGTCGGCGCAGGCGACGGAGCCGGCGATCCGGGCCTCCGTCTTCGTGCCCAACAAGGAGATCGCCGCGCTGGAGTGGGCGACCCTGAAGAAGGCGCGCGGGCTGTTGAGCTACCCGGTGGACATCGAGATCCTCGACGGGTTCGAGCGTCTGGTCGACGACGGGGTGCTGGAGACGTTCCCGCTGATCGTGCTGCGCCATGCCAAGGCGGTGGCCCGGGAGAAGTGGACCAAGGCCGACGCGAAGCGGCCGCTGTCGAAGAAGGGCGCCCGGCAGGCCGCGGCGCTGGTCGGGCCGTTGAGCGCGTTCGGGGTGATGCGGGTCGTCACCAGCCCCGCGGAACGGTGTGTGGCCACGGTCGCGCCGCTCGCGGCATCCCTGGAGCGTCGGATCGAACGCAGCGAAGCGATCAGCCAGGATGCGTGGGAGGAGGGCCGCTCCGACCCGCGTGCCGTCGTGGGGGCGCGGGTGCGGGCCCGCAAGCCCACCCTGCTGTGCAGCCACGGCCCGGTGCTTCCCGACATCCTGACCGAGATCGCGCTCGCGACCGGCACCATGCGGGGTTCGTACCTGGGAAGCGCGTCGGCGCTGGAGGTCGCGTCGTTCTCGGTCGTGCACCTGTCCGCGACGAACCCGGGCTCCGGCATCGTCGCGATCGAGACCCACGACCCGAAGCCGTCCCCCGAGTGA
- the pstS gene encoding phosphate ABC transporter substrate-binding protein PstS has protein sequence MKLSRFAQAGALVAVAALTLTACAANERAPESTESSSALSGTIAGSGASSQEVAVQAWTAGFQQANPDVEVTYDAAGSGAGRESFQAGAVAFAGSDRPFTTEELADTFDGCVDGTSIVQLPTYISPIAVIFHVEGVDSLDLDAATLAGLFSGKITNWNDPAVAALNPDATLPDQAVTVVHRADDSGTTENFTDYLFQAAPDTWTWEPDGVWPSTGGVNEAAQGTSGVVSAVSGGNGTIGYADASRASEEGLSTVAIKVGDEFVEYSPEAAAAVADASPFEDGREPGDLAIALDRTTQAAGVYPIVLISYMIACQDYVDTAVAPIVKGYLQFVASAEGQDAAAAAAGSAPISDSLREKVNAAVDLIVTE, from the coding sequence GTGAAGCTCTCCCGTTTCGCCCAGGCCGGCGCTCTCGTCGCCGTCGCCGCTCTGACCCTCACCGCTTGCGCGGCCAACGAACGCGCGCCCGAATCCACGGAAAGCTCCTCGGCCCTCTCCGGCACGATCGCCGGCTCCGGCGCCTCGTCGCAGGAAGTCGCCGTGCAGGCCTGGACCGCCGGCTTCCAGCAGGCCAACCCCGACGTCGAGGTCACCTACGACGCCGCGGGCTCCGGCGCCGGCCGCGAGTCGTTCCAGGCCGGCGCGGTCGCGTTCGCCGGCTCCGACCGCCCGTTCACGACCGAGGAACTCGCCGACACGTTCGACGGTTGCGTCGACGGCACCAGCATCGTCCAGCTGCCCACCTACATCTCGCCCATCGCCGTCATCTTCCACGTCGAAGGCGTCGACAGCCTCGACCTGGATGCCGCCACCCTCGCGGGCCTGTTCTCCGGCAAGATCACGAACTGGAACGACCCCGCCGTCGCCGCGCTCAACCCCGACGCGACGCTGCCGGACCAGGCCGTGACCGTCGTGCACCGCGCCGACGACTCCGGCACCACCGAGAACTTCACCGACTACCTGTTCCAGGCCGCCCCCGACACGTGGACCTGGGAGCCGGACGGCGTCTGGCCCAGCACCGGCGGCGTCAACGAGGCGGCCCAGGGCACCTCGGGCGTCGTGTCCGCCGTCAGCGGCGGCAACGGCACCATCGGCTACGCCGACGCGTCGCGCGCCAGCGAAGAGGGCCTGTCCACGGTCGCGATCAAGGTCGGCGACGAATTCGTCGAGTACTCGCCGGAGGCCGCAGCCGCCGTCGCCGACGCCTCCCCGTTCGAGGACGGCCGCGAACCCGGCGACCTCGCCATCGCGCTGGACCGCACCACCCAGGCCGCCGGCGTCTACCCGATCGTGCTCATCAGCTACATGATCGCCTGCCAGGACTACGTCGACACCGCGGTCGCCCCGATCGTCAAGGGCTACCTGCAGTTCGTCGCCAGCGCCGAAGGCCAGGATGCCGCGGCCGCCGCCGCCGGCAGCGCACCGATCTCCGACTCGCTGCGCGAGAAGGTCAACGCCGCCGTGGACCTCATCGTCACGGAGTGA
- the pstC gene encoding phosphate ABC transporter permease subunit PstC yields MTTTPAPVTATAPAKPPQRVGDRVFSGTALFAGSMILATLAAVAIFLVVQSLPGIAATNEDASLLSSNFWEYVGPLAFGTVWASFIALLIAVPLSVAVALFISHFAPRRLAQALGYAVDLLAAVPSVVFGLWGIMVLAPAVQPVYSWFVTNLGWFPLFAGPASSTGRTIFTASVVLAVMIVPIITAICREIFLQTPRLHEEAALALGATRWEMIKMAVFPFGRSGIVSASMLGLGRALGETMAVAMVLSATGIVTFRLFTPDNPSTIPANIALTFPEAYGTNVNVLIATGLILFIVTFAVNALARWIVSRRKEFSGAN; encoded by the coding sequence ATGACCACCACCCCCGCCCCGGTCACCGCGACCGCACCGGCCAAACCCCCGCAGCGCGTGGGCGACCGCGTGTTCTCGGGCACCGCACTGTTCGCGGGGTCGATGATCCTCGCCACACTCGCCGCGGTCGCGATCTTCCTCGTCGTGCAGTCCCTGCCGGGCATCGCCGCCACGAACGAGGATGCGTCACTGCTGAGCAGCAACTTCTGGGAGTACGTCGGACCGCTGGCGTTCGGCACCGTGTGGGCGTCATTCATCGCCCTGCTCATCGCGGTGCCGCTGTCGGTGGCCGTCGCGCTGTTCATCTCCCACTTCGCGCCCCGCCGCCTCGCGCAGGCGCTCGGCTACGCCGTGGACCTGCTCGCCGCCGTCCCCTCGGTCGTCTTCGGCCTGTGGGGCATCATGGTGCTCGCCCCGGCGGTGCAGCCGGTCTACAGCTGGTTCGTCACCAACCTGGGCTGGTTCCCGCTGTTCGCCGGCCCCGCCTCCTCGACGGGCCGCACCATCTTCACCGCGTCCGTCGTGCTGGCGGTGATGATCGTGCCCATCATCACCGCGATCTGCCGCGAGATCTTCCTGCAGACCCCGCGCCTGCACGAAGAGGCGGCCCTCGCCCTCGGGGCAACGCGGTGGGAGATGATCAAGATGGCCGTCTTCCCGTTCGGCCGCTCCGGCATCGTCTCGGCATCCATGCTGGGTCTCGGCCGTGCGCTGGGCGAAACGATGGCCGTGGCCATGGTGCTCTCGGCCACCGGCATCGTCACGTTCCGGCTGTTCACCCCCGACAACCCCAGCACGATCCCCGCCAACATCGCCCTCACCTTCCCCGAGGCATACGGAACCAACGTCAACGTGCTGATCGCGACGGGGCTGATCCTGTTCATCGTCACCTTCGCGGTCAACGCGCTCGCGCGCTGGATCGTCAGCCGCCGCAAGGAATTCTCGGGAGCCAACTGA
- the pstA gene encoding phosphate ABC transporter permease PstA gives MTVTTAPAPAPAPPKTDADSMRLTSGRLPRWAPWVLLAVSAATVALLFGVITLAAGTAFNIAGWAIVSALVYLALITTISSVIEGRRKGVDRLVTGVVTVAFLIAMVPLVSVAITVLTNGIAGLSAEFFTHSMRNVVGEGGGALHAIVGTLLMTLAAAIISIPIGLFTAIYLIEYGADRRLARGITFLVDVMTGIPSIVAGLFAFALFALFFGPGVRLGIMGAVALSVLMIPVVVRSTEEMLRLVPNELREAAYALGVPKWLTIVKVVLPTSIAGITTGIMLSISRVIGETAPLLITAGMATSMNYNLFEGRMASLPVFVYTQYMNQGIPSWAYLDRAWAGALVLIVIVMVLNLVARLVARIFAPKMGR, from the coding sequence ATGACTGTCACCACCGCTCCCGCCCCGGCGCCCGCACCACCGAAAACCGACGCCGACTCGATGCGCCTGACCAGCGGACGTCTCCCCCGCTGGGCGCCCTGGGTGCTGCTGGCGGTCTCCGCCGCCACCGTCGCACTGCTGTTCGGCGTCATCACGCTGGCCGCCGGCACCGCGTTCAACATCGCCGGCTGGGCCATCGTCTCCGCGCTGGTCTACCTCGCGCTGATCACGACGATCTCCTCGGTCATCGAGGGCCGCCGCAAGGGCGTGGATCGCCTGGTAACCGGGGTGGTGACCGTCGCGTTCCTCATCGCAATGGTGCCGCTGGTGTCGGTGGCGATCACCGTGCTCACCAACGGCATCGCCGGCCTGTCTGCGGAGTTCTTCACCCACTCGATGCGCAACGTCGTCGGCGAGGGCGGCGGGGCGCTGCACGCGATCGTCGGCACCCTGCTGATGACGCTGGCCGCCGCGATCATCTCGATCCCGATCGGCCTGTTCACCGCGATCTACCTCATCGAGTACGGCGCCGACCGGCGCCTCGCCCGCGGCATCACGTTCCTCGTGGACGTGATGACCGGCATCCCCTCGATCGTCGCCGGCCTGTTCGCGTTCGCCCTGTTCGCACTGTTCTTCGGCCCGGGCGTCCGCCTGGGCATCATGGGCGCCGTCGCACTGTCGGTGCTGATGATCCCGGTCGTCGTCCGCTCCACCGAGGAGATGCTGCGGCTCGTCCCCAACGAGCTGCGCGAGGCGGCGTACGCGCTGGGCGTGCCGAAGTGGCTGACGATCGTGAAGGTGGTGCTCCCCACCTCCATCGCCGGCATCACGACCGGCATCATGCTGTCGATCTCCCGCGTGATCGGTGAGACCGCGCCGCTGCTGATCACCGCCGGCATGGCCACCTCCATGAACTACAACCTGTTCGAGGGGCGCATGGCGTCACTGCCGGTGTTCGTCTACACCCAGTACATGAACCAGGGAATCCCCAGCTGGGCGTACCTCGACCGCGCGTGGGCCGGCGCCCTCGTGCTGATCGTCATCGTCATGGTGCTGAACCTCGTCGCGCGACTGGTCGCGCGCATCTTCGCTCCCAAGATGGGCCGCTGA